In the Candidatus Electrothrix sp. GW3-4 genome, one interval contains:
- a CDS encoding type III-B CRISPR module-associated Cmr3 family protein, giving the protein MSDKTNNSPAYLFEPKSPLVFRTGRPFDQAGDPVSLDFPLPSTLAGACRTAIGDVKNQLEEGGFNFTQRGAELKGIPVHGPLAALITEEGAEPLFPKPADAVYMRKESKKEDPERNKIETEILQLIPEDAGADTWSDLPKGLLPVYPEKELAGKPYKDKKNARWWCQDRLTDWLLNNENLKKIAPKNLGWSGPQKELRTHVQLESKTLAAAPSQLFQTNNLSFAPGRLNKDENRHEGWTEEQYGLLAHLPNDDLKGTSQLFRRIGGEGRIAHMKQHAEGWPGIPEALSSELGKLEQDKEIRGIRLVLATPALFTYGWRPGWIEDDMTGCPPGFSKDSEPRIRLRLRAFVTPRWEPVSGWDLVKNSQDNTEDKQEKKGPGAARAVRRMVPAGAVYWFEVRAGHEHLPELWLQPISDLEQDQNDGYGLVLPGIWKR; this is encoded by the coding sequence ATGAGTGATAAAACCAACAACAGCCCCGCCTATCTTTTTGAACCAAAATCCCCTTTGGTCTTTCGTACAGGCAGACCCTTTGATCAGGCCGGTGACCCGGTTTCTTTGGACTTTCCCCTGCCCTCGACCCTTGCCGGGGCCTGTCGGACTGCAATCGGTGACGTAAAGAATCAACTTGAGGAGGGCGGGTTCAATTTCACCCAAAGAGGGGCTGAGCTGAAGGGGATTCCCGTGCATGGGCCACTGGCCGCCCTGATCACCGAAGAGGGAGCGGAGCCGCTTTTCCCGAAACCGGCAGATGCCGTGTATATGCGAAAAGAAAGCAAGAAGGAAGATCCAGAGAGGAACAAGATAGAAACTGAAATCTTGCAATTGATCCCTGAAGATGCCGGGGCAGATACCTGGTCCGACCTACCCAAAGGATTATTGCCTGTTTATCCAGAAAAGGAACTTGCGGGTAAGCCTTATAAAGACAAAAAAAATGCCCGTTGGTGGTGCCAAGATCGGCTCACTGATTGGTTACTGAATAACGAAAACCTCAAGAAAATTGCCCCTAAAAATTTAGGCTGGTCAGGCCCGCAAAAAGAACTGCGCACCCATGTGCAGCTGGAATCAAAAACCTTGGCTGCTGCGCCCAGCCAACTCTTTCAGACCAATAATCTCTCTTTCGCTCCCGGACGATTAAACAAGGATGAGAACAGGCACGAGGGCTGGACCGAGGAACAGTACGGTCTGCTGGCCCATCTGCCGAATGATGACCTGAAAGGTACGTCACAGCTTTTCCGCCGTATCGGGGGCGAGGGCCGAATTGCGCATATGAAGCAGCATGCTGAAGGTTGGCCGGGAATCCCGGAAGCACTTTCCTCTGAGCTGGGTAAGCTGGAACAGGACAAAGAAATCCGAGGTATCCGCCTTGTCTTGGCAACCCCGGCTTTATTCACCTACGGCTGGCGACCGGGCTGGATCGAAGATGATATGACGGGCTGTCCGCCGGGCTTTTCTAAAGATTCGGAACCCCGTATCCGCCTTCGCCTCCGGGCCTTTGTCACCCCGCGCTGGGAGCCGGTTTCCGGTTGGGATTTGGTGAAAAATTCTCAAGATAATACTGAAGATAAACAGGAGAAAAAGGGACCAGGTGCTGCCCGTGCTGTTCGCCGGATGGTGCCTGCCGGTGCTGTGTACTGGTTTGAGGTCAGAGCAGGTCACGAACATCTCCCTGAACTGTGGCTACAACCTATCAGTGACCTCGAACAAGATCAAAATGACGGCTACGGCTTAGTTCTGCCGGGTATCTGGAAAAGATAA